The Campylobacter concisus genome has a window encoding:
- a CDS encoding OmpP1/FadL family transporter — protein MKRVLLSIVATCSLLNAGGYKVPEQSADSLGLAASNVAFSFGADAAYFNPANMMFLDGLHHFESTLGWFHINSIDFKSDDGKSYSSEKFDSLAGTFSFVTPEIYENWRFGLALAVPAAVGISWEDPETAFTGKRFKLQVVELNPTVAYRINDKLAIALGARGVYSKGKIASDFGRFGYREIQGDGINYGYNVALTYRPIEELSFAVTYRSKVNLELKGSADADFNAPLAAISYHGKTRAEIPLPAQLVLATGYKFSDFTLLLAFERTYWSKFKDYDFEYDDKTAIHSHHPAFKMFMDDPVVKNAKDTNTYRIGLAYDVNEKLRLMAGFSYDEDITSSEHTGLELPNTTSQAYSFGANYKFTPNLELGLGYLYQHRDKKRATGIKNGTHNGTGSMSGEFDASSVQIAAMTFKYSF, from the coding sequence ATGAAAAGAGTGCTTTTAAGCATTGTTGCGACGTGTTCTTTATTAAATGCTGGGGGTTATAAGGTCCCTGAGCAAAGTGCTGACTCTTTGGGGCTTGCTGCTAGTAACGTAGCCTTTAGTTTTGGGGCTGATGCGGCTTATTTTAACCCTGCAAATATGATGTTTTTAGACGGGCTTCACCATTTTGAAAGCACGCTTGGTTGGTTTCATATAAATTCCATCGACTTTAAAAGCGATGATGGCAAGAGCTACAGCTCAGAGAAATTTGACTCACTAGCTGGCACATTTAGCTTTGTAACGCCAGAAATTTATGAAAACTGGAGATTTGGATTAGCCCTTGCTGTGCCTGCTGCTGTTGGCATCTCGTGGGAGGATCCAGAGACTGCTTTTACTGGCAAGAGGTTTAAACTACAAGTTGTCGAGCTAAATCCAACTGTAGCTTACCGCATAAATGACAAACTTGCCATTGCTCTGGGCGCTAGAGGCGTTTATAGCAAGGGCAAGATAGCAAGCGATTTTGGACGTTTTGGCTACAGAGAGATACAAGGTGATGGTATAAACTACGGCTACAACGTCGCTCTTACATATAGACCTATCGAGGAGCTTAGCTTTGCAGTGACTTACCGCTCGAAGGTAAATTTAGAGCTTAAAGGTAGCGCTGATGCTGATTTTAACGCGCCGCTAGCAGCTATAAGCTATCATGGCAAAACAAGAGCTGAGATCCCACTGCCTGCTCAGCTAGTGCTTGCGACTGGATATAAATTTAGTGATTTTACTCTTTTGCTTGCTTTTGAGAGGACTTACTGGTCTAAATTTAAAGATTATGACTTTGAATATGACGACAAGACGGCTATTCATTCACACCACCCTGCTTTTAAAATGTTTATGGACGATCCAGTCGTTAAAAACGCAAAGGATACAAACACATATAGGATAGGCCTTGCTTACGACGTAAATGAGAAGCTTAGGCTAATGGCTGGCTTTTCATACGATGAGGATATAACTAGCAGCGAGCATACTGGCTTAGAGCTTCCAAACACCACTTCTCAGGCATATTCGTTTGGGGCAAACTATAAATTTACGCCAAATTTAGAGCTAGGACTGGGCTACCTCTATCAGCACCGAGACAAAAAGCGTGCGACAGGTATAAAAAATGGTACTCACAACGGCACCGGCTCAATGTCTGGCGAATTTGACGCAAGTAGCGTCCAGATAGCTGCAATGACGTTTAAATACTCTTTCTAG
- the nfo gene encoding deoxyribonuclease IV — MRYIGAHVSAAGGVSNAPINAAKIGANAFALFTKNQRQWSAKELSEGEIEQFKANLKNSGISADHVLPHASYLINLGHPEKEARTKSLEAFIDEIERASKLGLKLLNFHPGSHLKQISQNECLDNIARCINEALKRTSGVKLVIENTAAQGSNLGFDFTQLAYLTQRADDESRVGVCIDTCHAFAAGYDLRSKETYAKTMGEFDAIIGYKFLSGMHLNDAKFGLGSKKDRHESLGKGELGLGAFENIINDDKIGEIPLILETIDESIWEDEIKILRNLEKEKL, encoded by the coding sequence ATGAGATACATAGGAGCTCACGTAAGTGCGGCTGGAGGCGTATCTAACGCACCGATAAATGCTGCAAAAATAGGAGCAAATGCCTTTGCGCTTTTTACAAAAAACCAACGCCAGTGGAGCGCAAAAGAGCTAAGCGAGGGCGAAATAGAGCAGTTTAAAGCAAATTTAAAAAACTCTGGCATAAGCGCCGATCACGTCTTGCCACACGCAAGCTACCTCATAAATTTAGGCCATCCAGAAAAAGAGGCAAGGACTAAATCCCTTGAAGCATTTATCGATGAGATAGAGCGAGCAAGTAAGCTTGGACTAAAGCTTTTAAATTTCCACCCAGGCTCGCACCTAAAGCAAATAAGCCAAAATGAGTGCCTAGATAACATCGCAAGATGCATAAACGAAGCGCTAAAACGCACGAGTGGCGTAAAGCTTGTCATCGAAAACACAGCCGCACAAGGCTCAAATTTAGGCTTTGACTTTACGCAGCTGGCATATTTGACCCAGAGAGCAGACGATGAAAGCAGGGTTGGCGTTTGCATCGATACTTGCCACGCATTTGCCGCTGGATACGATCTAAGAAGCAAAGAGACTTACGCTAAGACGATGGGCGAATTTGACGCGATCATCGGCTATAAATTTCTATCTGGCATGCACCTAAATGACGCTAAATTTGGGCTTGGCTCAAAAAAAGATAGGCATGAGAGCCTTGGCAAGGGCGAGCTTGGGCTTGGCGCTTTTGAAAATATAATAAATGATGATAAAATAGGCGAAATTCCCTTGATTTTAGAGACGATTGATGAGAGTATTTGGGAAGATGAGATCAAAATTTTAAGAAACCTAGAAAAGGAAAAGCTATGA
- a CDS encoding fatty acid--CoA ligase: MQYSYNNFYEILTKVAKQSPNQIAIFDEKEKLKYHELKQNVDKVAAYLQLCGVNFGDKVAMAVANSKEFIISYLAITAIGAVAVPMNTFLKTNEFEYILNDCGARVLFASSSLAKELIALSELEILRKIIWIGQTPKKLQSASKDDYVSVDEEYGESAYLSSTPQISKEDMSKGYENNGVVKNVNFSEALNHKYTLSITKYPKIDNLMHIIYTSGTTGKPKGAMISYKNIFSNVIGAHERFKVKKSDRFIVFLPMFHSFTLTAMVLLPIYAGASMVLVRSVFPFSNVLKQTLLKRVTVFLGIPAIYTAIGKAKIPWYFRWFNRIRLFVSGAAPLAKQTIDDFRVKFPRATLVEGYGLSECSPVVAANLFDKQKLLSVGPALNGYEVKIVDDEMMELPVGQIGEIIVKGDCVMQGYYGMPGVTDETIINGWLKTGDLGKIDEEGFIYIVDRKKDLIISKGINIYPREIEEVIYKLEAVEAAAVIGVKDVHADEEVVAFIQVKEGMDLDEKTVREHLKKNLANFKIPKSIYFAEELPRNATGKVLKRVLKEQIKDKI, encoded by the coding sequence ATGCAATACTCTTATAATAATTTTTATGAAATTTTGACCAAAGTAGCAAAGCAGAGTCCAAACCAGATAGCGATCTTTGACGAAAAAGAGAAGCTAAAATACCACGAGCTAAAGCAAAACGTCGATAAAGTGGCGGCTTACTTGCAACTTTGCGGGGTAAATTTTGGCGACAAAGTGGCTATGGCGGTGGCAAATTCGAAAGAATTTATCATCTCATACCTTGCAATCACGGCTATCGGTGCGGTTGCAGTGCCGATGAATACCTTTTTAAAGACAAATGAGTTTGAGTATATATTAAACGACTGTGGCGCAAGGGTGCTTTTTGCCTCTAGCTCGCTTGCAAAGGAGCTAATAGCACTTAGTGAGCTTGAAATTTTAAGAAAAATAATCTGGATCGGTCAAACGCCAAAAAAACTTCAAAGTGCCTCAAAAGACGACTATGTAAGCGTTGATGAGGAGTATGGCGAGAGTGCCTATCTATCTTCAACTCCACAAATTTCAAAAGAGGATATGAGTAAGGGCTATGAAAATAACGGCGTTGTAAAAAATGTAAATTTCAGCGAAGCGCTAAATCACAAATACACTCTAAGCATCACAAAATACCCTAAAATAGACAATCTCATGCACATCATCTACACCTCAGGCACCACAGGCAAGCCAAAAGGTGCTATGATAAGCTATAAAAATATCTTCTCAAACGTCATCGGCGCTCATGAGCGTTTTAAGGTTAAAAAAAGCGATAGATTTATCGTATTTTTGCCAATGTTTCATAGCTTTACGCTCACAGCGATGGTGCTTTTACCGATATATGCGGGCGCTTCGATGGTGCTTGTAAGATCAGTCTTTCCATTTTCAAATGTGCTAAAACAGACGCTGCTTAAAAGAGTTACTGTATTTTTGGGTATCCCAGCCATCTATACGGCCATCGGCAAGGCAAAAATTCCTTGGTATTTTAGATGGTTTAACCGCATAAGGCTATTTGTAAGTGGCGCTGCTCCGCTTGCTAAGCAAACGATTGATGATTTTAGAGTGAAATTCCCACGTGCAACGCTCGTTGAAGGATACGGCCTTAGCGAATGCTCGCCAGTCGTAGCGGCAAATTTATTTGACAAGCAAAAGCTTCTAAGCGTGGGTCCCGCGCTAAATGGCTATGAGGTCAAGATCGTAGATGATGAGATGATGGAGCTACCAGTCGGCCAGATCGGCGAGATCATCGTAAAAGGCGACTGCGTCATGCAAGGCTACTACGGCATGCCAGGCGTGACTGATGAAACCATCATAAATGGCTGGCTAAAGACAGGGGACCTTGGCAAGATCGATGAAGAGGGCTTTATCTACATCGTTGATCGCAAAAAAGACCTCATCATATCAAAGGGCATAAACATATATCCACGCGAGATCGAAGAGGTGATCTATAAGCTTGAAGCCGTCGAGGCTGCAGCAGTCATCGGTGTAAAGGACGTGCATGCAGACGAAGAGGTCGTAGCTTTCATACAGGTAAAAGAGGGTATGGATCTTGATGAAAAGACGGTTAGAGAGCATCTAAAGAAAAATTTAGCAAATTTCAAAATTCCAAAAAGCATTTATTTTGCTGAGGAGCTGCCTAGAAACGCAACTGGCAAGGTGCTAAAACGCGTGCTAAAAGAGCAGATAAAGGATAAAATTTAG
- a CDS encoding manganese efflux pump MntP family protein, with product MQLLLLSFALSMDSAALNMANGARYKSLGFGKILFIAFMLGFFQFLMPLLGYFLGISFAKFISSIDHFIAFFILCFLGFKMLKEVCSREAGESLSMDTKTIFVGAFATSIDALAIGVTLSFEAVSIFESALIIGVVCFVLSLAAFYIGKFMGEILEKKALFLGGAILIFLGFKILITHLLEEGVI from the coding sequence ATGCAGCTTTTACTTCTTAGCTTCGCTCTTAGCATGGATAGCGCGGCTCTAAATATGGCAAACGGCGCAAGGTATAAAAGTCTTGGCTTTGGTAAAATTTTATTTATCGCTTTTATGCTTGGCTTTTTTCAGTTTCTCATGCCGCTTCTTGGTTATTTTCTTGGCATTAGCTTTGCTAAATTTATAAGCTCTATCGATCACTTCATAGCATTTTTTATACTTTGTTTTCTTGGCTTTAAAATGCTAAAAGAGGTCTGTAGCAGAGAGGCTGGCGAGTCCTTAAGTATGGATACTAAGACCATTTTTGTGGGTGCATTTGCCACGAGCATCGACGCGCTTGCCATTGGTGTCACGCTTAGCTTTGAAGCGGTTAGTATATTTGAGAGTGCGCTCATCATCGGCGTAGTCTGCTTTGTGCTAAGCCTAGCTGCCTTTTACATCGGTAAATTTATGGGTGAAATTTTAGAGAAAAAGGCGCTTTTTTTAGGCGGAGCGATACTTATATTTTTAGGCTTTAAAATCCTCATCACCCACCTGCTAGAAGAGGGGGTAATTTAA